The DNA region TACGCGCCATCTCAGCGTCATCCAAACGACCGGCTGCATTATGCGCCATTTCTGATAAGTCCTGGTGGGCGAGAATCCCATATCCTTTGAATTTTTTGGCTCGGAAATAAACATCCCCCTCTGCCTCATAAGCATAACCCTTTGCAATCAGGTCTTGAACAAAGGTAATAATTTCTGGAATATGTGCGGTTGCCCGTGGCTGAATCGTTGCTGGTTTGATATTCAAAGGCGCGGTGTCTTCATAGTATGCTTTGATATATTTTTCAGCTAATTCAGGTACTGAAATATGTTGTTCAGCGGCCGCTTGAATCATTTTATCATCGACATCAGTAAAATTTGAAACGTACGTTACTTCAAAGCCGCGATATTCAAAATACCGACGAATCGTATCAAAGGCAATTGCTGAACGGGCATTCCCGACATGAATATAGTTATAAACTGTTGGACCACACACATACATGCTCACTTTATTTGGTTGCATTGGTTCAAACAATTCTTTTTCAAGCGTGAGTGTATTAAAAACTTTAATCATGCCATTTCTCCTATTTACTGTTGTTGTTTAATCAATCGTTACTTAGTGACTAACTTTTTGTTTTGCTAACCAAGTCCAAACAACCCATATAATTAACACAGACCAACTCGATGCCGAAGGTACAATAAACGATGCACCAGTCCCTAAAATAGCTACTAGAATCATGTGCCAACGCGTATGATTATACGCCCGCATTTGTGTCGCCTGTTTGCTCGTCGTTCGAGTCGCAACCGCATGTGATAATTGATAAAGACTAATCAAAGACCAAAGGTATACCAGCCCATATACGACTCCCGCAGCCTGGGAGTGACTAAAGTCACTCCGCCACTGTGTCACAAAGGGGACAAAGGTGATTGAAAAAATGGCACGTAAGTTGTGCCACAGCAATTGTCGATCGACTTGGTTAATATTGCCCATAATTTGATGATGACTAATCCAAAAACTACCCACCAAGATAAAACTCAAACCATAGGCTAAAACGGTATGCAATAATTCAGGTTGCAATAATGCTTGCCATGAACCAGTTTCAGGTTGTTTCAAATCCAACACCATGATTGTGATGATGATTGAAAACACACCATCACTAAAGCCTTCTAATCGATTTTTTGTCATGACCTATCTCAACTATTTTTGCCACCATGAATCAAAGACTGAAACTGGATTGTGCCGCTTATGGGCTGTTTTAACGTACCACTGTTCAATTTTGATGGCCGCTGGTTCATTAATAGCCTTCCCCTCTAAATAATCATCCAAATCATCATAGCTAACACCAAGGGCAATTTCATCGGGTAATGCGGGCCGGTCTTCTTCTAAATCAGCCGTTGGTACCTTATCATACAAATGTTTTGGCGCATTTAAGAAGGCCAAAATTTGCCGTCCTTGCCGTTTATTTAGGCGATACAAAGGGGTAATATCAGCTGCACCATCGCCATATTTAGTATAAAAACCAGTAATAGCTTCAGCCGCATGATCGGTACCAATGACAACTCCACCCAAAGCACCAGCAACACCATACTGAGCAATCATACGTTGACGTGCTTTAATATTGCCTTTGTTATAATCTGAAACATTCAAACCTGCTGCATTCAGTTGTTTAACAATGCCTTCGGTTGCAGCTTGAATATTAACGCGGACTGTTCGATCAGCTGCTTGCCAAGCAATTGCATCCAAAGCATCTTGTTCATCCGCTTGTTCACTAAATGGTAAACGCATTGCCACAAATTCATATGCCGCATCCCCAGTTTCTGTTCGTAATTCGTCAATCGCGGTTTGTGCCATTTTGCCGGCCAATGTCGAATCTTGTCCGCCTGAAATCCCTAAAACATATACCTTTAATCCGGTATGCAATAAATATGCCTTTAACAATTCAACTGAACGCCGAAATTCATCAAGTGGTTCAATTGTCGGTTGAACACCTAGCGTTGCAATAATTTCTTTTTGTAATTGACGCATAGCACATGCTCCTTTATTTGAGGAATTAAAATTCTAATTTTTTTCAACACTTTTTTTGAGTCACCCAGTGTCCGATGTCAATGCAATACCCAATTTCACTGACGATTTTCAAAATCTTTTGCCACTTCATCAACATAGTGGCGAACATCTTTAATCAAATTCATTTTATGGTCCCAAGCTTTTTGCGACAGATCCACTGGATATTCTTGCGGGTTAAGTCCCCGGCGATATTCTGACCAAAGATTATCTAATCTTTCTGCTGAATATTCCTGGATTTCTTGTACCGAAGGACTTTGATAGATGACCTGACCATCAACCACCATCTCTTCTAAAATTGGGCGTGCATTAAAATCAACAATCGTTTTATTGAGATATGGGTAAGCCGGATTAAACATGAAGAGACTATCCGCTTGATCTGGTTTTTCATCCCATAGTGCAATGTAGTCACCTTGTGATTTACCATCAGATTGACGCGTAATACGCCAAACTTGTTTTTTACCAGGATTAGAAATTTTGGCTGCACTACCAGAAATTTTAATGGTATCAACCATTTCACCAAATTCATTTTCAACTGAAACAACCTTATAAACGGCCCCAAGGGCTGGCTGATCAAATGCGGTAATTAATTTCGTTCCGACGCCCCAGACATCAATTTTTGCACCTTGCAATTTCAACGAAGCAATGGTTTCTTCATCCAAATCATTAGAAGCGTAAATCTTTGCATCAGGGAAACCGGCCTCATCGAGCATTTTTCGCACACCTTTTGATAGATATGCCATATCACCAGAGTCAATTCGGACACCCAAGAAATTAATCCGATTGCCAAATTCTTTGGCCACACGAATAGCACTTGGCACCCCTGACCGTAACGTATCATACGTATCAACTAAAAAAACGGCATCACGATGAGTTTCCGCATACGCTTTAAATGCATCATAGTCATTACGATATATCTGAACTAAGGCATGTGCATGTGTCCCGCTAATCGGAATCCCAAACCGTTTACCAGCGCGAACATTTGACGTGGCGTTAAAACCGCCAATAAATGCTGCGCGTGTTCCCCAGAGTGCGGCATCCATTTCTTGTGCCCGTCGTGTACCAAATTCTAGCAATCCTTGGTTACCAACAACCGCGCGCATTCGTGATGCCTTAGTTGCAATCAAAGTTTGATAATTAATCATATTTAACAATGGGGTTTCAATTAGTTGTGCATCAAAAATTGACCCCTCAACTTGTAAAATCGGTTCATTATTAAATACCACTTCGCCTTCTCGCGGTGCGCGAACAGTAGCTTTAAAACGCCATTGTTCAAGATAATCCACAAAATCATCATCGAACATGGGATTCTCTCGCATATACGCAATATCACTAGCGGAAAAATGTAAGTCTTTTAGAAAATCTAAGACCCTTTCAAGCCCTGCAAAAATCGCATACCCATTTTTAAAAGGTAACGACCGAAAATACATCTCAAAAACCGCGTGGCGATTATGGATTCCCTTTTGGAAATAGGTTTGCATCATCGTTAACTGATACGCATCGGTGTGCAACACAAAATTATCATCTGGAAACAGTGTTGTCATGCTCTTCTCCCAACTATCTAATTGCAATTCTGTCTATTCAAATTTTACCATACTCTGCAAACTTTCCCGATTCCAAACAAATTAACGCCCATTCTCCTACCACTTTGACCGGCCTTTAATGCATTTTTCATGCAGGGTCGATAGTCATCCCTACCTCAATCAAAAGGTAAATGTCATCTATTATTTACCAATCCAACCATAACGACTACTATCTACCATTTCATTGTATGAGGCTTTATTTACCACTATAAAATCAGATTAATTGCTCAATTCTTATTCAAAAACGCATTTGGCGTATAATAATAGACATATTAAATTTTTAAAAGGAGTTATTATGTCGCGTTTGAGACCCCATCTCATGAAAGAATCAATTCGAGTTGGCATGCTATTGGCACTAACCGCCGGGTTCATTGATTCATATACCTTTGCCTTTCACGACGCCCGCTTTGCTTCGTTCCAAAGCGGGAATATGTTGCAATTTGGTGTTAATTTTGCCCGTGGTGACTGGTCACATGCTTTAACCTTCTTTTGGCCAGTCCTATTTTATTTATTTGGGTCAGCCCTCAATCAAATCATCAAGCGAGTCAGATATATTAATGATTTACAATGGGAAGAACTTTCCGTCTTGGTTGAAGCCAGTGGCATTTTCTTTGTCGCCATCTTAGAAATATTCAAAGTACCTTCAGAGTTACCGCTCTCAATTTTAGCCATTTTTATGGCCATGCAAGCTGATACATTTACCAAACTACGTGGCGCAGCTTATGTCTCGACAATGAATACTGGGAATTTAAAAACCCTGGGTGCCATGCTCACTAGTTTTGCCTTAACGAAACAACATGAAGAATTAATGCGTGCGCGCAACACAGCTGCCATCATCGCAAGCTTCATTTTTGGTGCCATTATTGCCTATTATATTGGTCATACAATTCAAGGCTGGGCGATGTTTTTCCCGGTTGGTTTTCTCATGATTATTTGGCGAACCATTGTTCGTGATCGTGAAATTGCTTAAAAAGATATTACCAATCTGTTGACACAAATTCTATTTGTGTTTAATATAGTGGCAAGGATAACAAGTAAACAAGTTGAGCAGAAAAGTACATGCGTTGTA from Weissella diestrammenae includes:
- a CDS encoding TMEM175 family protein; the protein is MTKNRLEGFSDGVFSIIITIMVLDLKQPETGSWQALLQPELLHTVLAYGLSFILVGSFWISHHQIMGNINQVDRQLLWHNLRAIFSITFVPFVTQWRSDFSHSQAAGVVYGLVYLWSLISLYQLSHAVATRTTSKQATQMRAYNHTRWHMILVAILGTGASFIVPSASSWSVLIIWVVWTWLAKQKVSH
- the nadE gene encoding ammonia-dependent NAD(+) synthetase yields the protein MRQLQKEIIATLGVQPTIEPLDEFRRSVELLKAYLLHTGLKVYVLGISGGQDSTLAGKMAQTAIDELRTETGDAAYEFVAMRLPFSEQADEQDALDAIAWQAADRTVRVNIQAATEGIVKQLNAAGLNVSDYNKGNIKARQRMIAQYGVAGALGGVVIGTDHAAEAITGFYTKYGDGAADITPLYRLNKRQGRQILAFLNAPKHLYDKVPTADLEEDRPALPDEIALGVSYDDLDDYLEGKAINEPAAIKIEQWYVKTAHKRHNPVSVFDSWWQK
- a CDS encoding nicotinate phosphoribosyltransferase; this translates as MTTLFPDDNFVLHTDAYQLTMMQTYFQKGIHNRHAVFEMYFRSLPFKNGYAIFAGLERVLDFLKDLHFSASDIAYMRENPMFDDDFVDYLEQWRFKATVRAPREGEVVFNNEPILQVEGSIFDAQLIETPLLNMINYQTLIATKASRMRAVVGNQGLLEFGTRRAQEMDAALWGTRAAFIGGFNATSNVRAGKRFGIPISGTHAHALVQIYRNDYDAFKAYAETHRDAVFLVDTYDTLRSGVPSAIRVAKEFGNRINFLGVRIDSGDMAYLSKGVRKMLDEAGFPDAKIYASNDLDEETIASLKLQGAKIDVWGVGTKLITAFDQPALGAVYKVVSVENEFGEMVDTIKISGSAAKISNPGKKQVWRITRQSDGKSQGDYIALWDEKPDQADSLFMFNPAYPYLNKTIVDFNARPILEEMVVDGQVIYQSPSVQEIQEYSAERLDNLWSEYRRGLNPQEYPVDLSQKAWDHKMNLIKDVRHYVDEVAKDFENRQ
- a CDS encoding YoaK family protein codes for the protein MKESIRVGMLLALTAGFIDSYTFAFHDARFASFQSGNMLQFGVNFARGDWSHALTFFWPVLFYLFGSALNQIIKRVRYINDLQWEELSVLVEASGIFFVAILEIFKVPSELPLSILAIFMAMQADTFTKLRGAAYVSTMNTGNLKTLGAMLTSFALTKQHEELMRARNTAAIIASFIFGAIIAYYIGHTIQGWAMFFPVGFLMIIWRTIVRDREIA